A region of uncultured Draconibacterium sp. DNA encodes the following proteins:
- the asnB gene encoding asparagine synthase B, which yields MCGIVGAFDLKVKAEDLRPQVLMMSKKVRHRGPDWSGIYCGEKAIIAHERLSIVDPESGGQPLYSKDGNLILGVNGEIYNHREIRKRYEGKYDFLTKSDCEVILALYNDKKEKFLDEMNGIFAFALYDEVNDAYLIGRDHIGIIPLYQGWDKWGTYYVASELKSLEGFCTKIEEFPPGHYLYSKDGELKKWYVRDWQEFDNVKDNPASIEELSQALEDAVQRQLMSDVPYGVLLSGGLDSSITSALAKKFSSKRIEDGGEKDAWWPQLHSFVIGLDGSPDLAAARKVADHIGTVHHEINYTIQEGLDAIRDVIYHIETYDVTTVRASTPMYMLSRVIKSMGIKMVLTGEGADEIFGGYLYFHKAPNAKAFHEECVRKVNRLNMYDCLRANKSLASWGVEGRVPFLDKEFVDVAMRFNPEAKMAKDGKMEKHCLREGFAKYLPEEVAWRQKEQFSDGVGYGWIDTLKQIAEDKVSDEMMENAKYRFPVNPPMNKEEYVYREIYSEHFPSDTAAACVPSEASIACSTAAALEWDASFQGNADPSGRAVNTVHSQGATFKDIKKK from the coding sequence ATGTGTGGAATTGTTGGAGCATTTGATTTAAAAGTTAAAGCTGAGGATCTCCGCCCTCAGGTGCTGATGATGAGTAAAAAAGTTCGTCACCGCGGACCAGACTGGTCGGGTATTTATTGTGGCGAAAAAGCAATAATAGCTCACGAGCGTCTTTCAATTGTTGACCCTGAGTCGGGAGGACAGCCTTTATATAGTAAAGATGGAAATCTTATTTTGGGTGTTAATGGCGAAATTTATAATCACCGCGAAATTCGTAAGCGTTACGAAGGGAAATACGATTTTTTAACCAAATCGGACTGTGAGGTAATCTTAGCCCTGTATAACGACAAAAAGGAAAAGTTCCTGGACGAGATGAACGGAATTTTTGCTTTTGCATTGTACGACGAAGTAAATGATGCCTATTTAATCGGTCGCGACCATATTGGTATTATTCCATTATATCAGGGATGGGACAAGTGGGGTACCTACTATGTTGCATCTGAACTAAAGTCGTTGGAAGGATTTTGCACCAAAATCGAAGAGTTTCCTCCGGGACATTACTTGTACAGTAAAGACGGCGAACTTAAAAAATGGTATGTTCGCGACTGGCAGGAATTTGATAATGTAAAAGATAATCCGGCAAGCATTGAGGAATTGTCGCAGGCCTTAGAGGATGCTGTGCAACGTCAGTTGATGTCGGATGTGCCATACGGAGTATTACTTTCAGGTGGGTTAGACTCATCGATAACTTCGGCGCTGGCTAAAAAATTCTCATCAAAACGTATTGAAGATGGTGGCGAAAAAGACGCCTGGTGGCCACAATTGCACTCGTTTGTAATTGGTTTGGACGGTTCGCCCGATTTGGCTGCCGCACGTAAAGTTGCCGATCATATCGGAACGGTTCACCACGAAATTAATTATACAATCCAGGAAGGTTTGGATGCCATCAGGGATGTAATTTACCATATCGAAACATACGATGTAACTACCGTTCGTGCATCAACGCCCATGTACATGTTATCGCGTGTAATTAAATCGATGGGTATTAAAATGGTGCTTACCGGCGAGGGAGCCGACGAAATTTTTGGTGGTTACCTGTATTTCCATAAAGCGCCAAATGCCAAAGCATTTCATGAAGAGTGTGTGCGTAAAGTTAACCGGTTGAATATGTACGACTGTTTACGTGCCAATAAATCTCTTGCGTCGTGGGGTGTTGAAGGCCGTGTTCCTTTCCTCGACAAGGAGTTTGTTGACGTGGCAATGCGTTTTAACCCGGAGGCCAAAATGGCAAAAGACGGCAAAATGGAAAAACACTGTCTGCGTGAAGGTTTTGCAAAGTATTTACCGGAAGAAGTGGCCTGGCGCCAGAAAGAGCAATTCTCTGACGGTGTTGGCTATGGCTGGATTGATACGCTGAAACAAATTGCAGAAGACAAGGTGAGCGACGAAATGATGGAAAATGCGAAATATCGTTTCCCGGTAAATCCACCTATGAACAAAGAAGAATATGTGTACCGCGAAATTTACAGCGAACACTTCCCATCGGATACAGCTGCAGCTTGTGTGCCGTCTGAGGCTTCAATTGCATGTAGTACTGCTGCTGCTCTTGAGTGGGATGCTTCGTTCCAGGGAAATGCCGATCCGTCAGGTCGTGCGGTTAACACGGTTCACTCGCAGGGAGCGACATTTAAGGATATTAAGAAGAAATAA
- a CDS encoding patatin-like phospholipase family protein: MNKNIALVLSGGGARGMAHIGVIEELEARGYTITSIAGTSMGALVGGIYAAGKLTEFKEWAISLDRHDMFRMVDFSFGGNGLIKGEKVLSKIQEFIPDALIEDLPIPFSATAVDLKHREEVVFTKGSLFSAIRASISIPSVFTPITSENAVLVDGGVMNNLPISNVKRTDGDMLVAVRVNAAIPVPHHFYEKEDRTEKESTYKKWMNEFYDFLHINIRKRKRSNSDFFHLWIRL, encoded by the coding sequence ATGAACAAAAATATAGCATTGGTACTTTCGGGCGGAGGAGCTCGCGGAATGGCGCACATTGGCGTTATTGAAGAACTTGAAGCACGCGGCTATACGATTACTTCGATTGCAGGCACCTCAATGGGAGCCCTGGTTGGAGGCATTTATGCCGCGGGAAAATTAACCGAATTTAAGGAGTGGGCTATTTCGTTGGATCGGCACGATATGTTTCGTATGGTAGATTTTTCGTTTGGAGGAAACGGACTGATAAAGGGTGAAAAGGTGTTGTCGAAAATTCAGGAGTTTATTCCCGATGCGCTTATCGAAGATTTACCGATTCCGTTCTCAGCAACTGCCGTTGATTTAAAACATCGCGAAGAGGTTGTTTTTACCAAGGGTAGTTTGTTCAGCGCTATTCGGGCATCAATATCAATTCCTTCGGTTTTTACACCCATTACCAGCGAGAACGCCGTATTGGTTGATGGCGGCGTTATGAACAACCTTCCAATTTCGAATGTAAAACGCACCGATGGCGATATGCTGGTTGCCGTTCGTGTAAATGCAGCCATTCCGGTTCCTCATCATTTTTATGAAAAAGAAGACCGTACAGAAAAGGAGTCGACTTACAAAAAATGGATGAACGAGTTTTACGACTTCCTGCACATTAACATCCGAAAGAGAAAAAGGAGCAACTCGGATTTCTTTCACTTATGGATCAGGCTTTAG
- a CDS encoding redoxin domain-containing protein yields MRKLLVVIIGLALFACSQPQDGFKITVKLDGADGNVMLEERGASQWIGIDTAEVVDGVAVLEGEVDFPGIYYLSVNGQREKAVVFVENKSMTVTGKADSIVGVQVTGSTTHDEFKTINDEIQKISEEYMAIYQEARTASAAGDTAKANELMKQVEDLYASVGEIQEEFVKENPASYVTPLLLSQIQYEKEVDELEALVSNLDAKLDSVPAILDLKAKIEKLKTVAVGKTAPDFTQNDADGNPVKFSDIYSKNELTLVDFWASWCGPCRAENPNVVATYNKYKDQGFSVFGVSLDRDKDAWLKAIEDDGLTWGHVSDLAYWNNAAAKLYAVNSIPSSLLVDKNGIIVAKNKRGEELGKTVAEFLNK; encoded by the coding sequence ATGAGAAAATTATTAGTTGTTATTATAGGTTTAGCCTTGTTTGCCTGTTCGCAACCGCAGGATGGTTTTAAAATTACCGTTAAACTGGATGGTGCTGACGGAAATGTGATGTTGGAGGAACGTGGAGCCAGCCAGTGGATTGGTATTGATACCGCTGAAGTGGTTGATGGTGTTGCTGTTCTTGAGGGAGAAGTGGATTTTCCGGGTATATATTATTTGTCGGTTAACGGACAACGTGAAAAAGCTGTGGTATTTGTTGAAAATAAGAGCATGACGGTTACCGGAAAGGCCGATTCAATTGTGGGCGTTCAGGTTACTGGATCGACTACACACGATGAGTTTAAAACGATAAACGACGAGATACAAAAAATTAGCGAAGAGTACATGGCGATTTACCAGGAAGCCCGTACAGCAAGTGCTGCCGGCGATACTGCAAAAGCCAATGAATTGATGAAACAGGTTGAAGACCTGTACGCCAGCGTTGGCGAAATACAGGAAGAATTTGTAAAAGAAAATCCGGCTTCGTACGTTACTCCTTTGCTGTTAAGCCAAATTCAGTACGAAAAAGAGGTTGACGAACTGGAAGCTTTAGTGAGTAATCTGGATGCAAAATTAGATTCAGTTCCTGCCATTTTGGATTTAAAAGCAAAAATTGAGAAACTAAAAACGGTTGCTGTTGGAAAAACTGCTCCTGATTTTACTCAAAACGATGCGGATGGAAATCCGGTTAAGTTTTCTGATATCTATTCAAAAAATGAGTTGACATTGGTTGACTTCTGGGCATCGTGGTGTGGACCATGCCGTGCTGAGAATCCGAATGTAGTGGCAACTTACAACAAATACAAAGATCAGGGATTTAGTGTATTTGGTGTGTCGCTCGACAGAGATAAAGATGCGTGGTTAAAAGCCATTGAAGATGATGGTTTAACCTGGGGTCATGTTTCAGACCTTGCTTACTGGAATAATGCAGCAGCAAAACTTTACGCTGTAAACTCTATTCCATCGAGTTTGTTGGTTGACAAAAACGGAATAATCGTTGCCAAAAACAAAAGAGGAGAAGAACTGGGTAAAACAGTTGCCGAGTTTTTAAACAAATAG
- a CDS encoding DMT family transporter, with translation MQNHFGEIAGVLTAVFWTVTSLAFESAGKKVGSLAVNLIRLVIAFFLVGIYSWIARGFFFPTDASMYAWKWLAFSGLVGFVIGDLLLFQSFVLIGARIAMLLMALAPPFAALIGWLLLGEVLAPQSWLGMAVTMTGIIIVILKREKSEENGVKIRRFKSSYPIQGILLALGGAMGQAAGLVISKKGMGEYDAFSATQIRILAGIVGFSILFVFIKRWPRVWAALKNNSAMKRITLGAFFGPFLGVSFSLLAVQHTQAGIAATLMAIVPVLIIGPSILLFKEKVNWKEILGAVITVGGVAMFFL, from the coding sequence ATGCAAAATCATTTTGGAGAAATAGCCGGTGTATTGACTGCCGTATTCTGGACAGTAACATCGCTGGCATTCGAATCGGCCGGGAAGAAGGTCGGATCGCTCGCGGTTAATCTCATTCGTTTGGTTATCGCTTTTTTCCTTGTTGGTATCTATAGTTGGATTGCACGGGGATTCTTTTTCCCAACCGACGCAAGTATGTATGCCTGGAAATGGCTGGCTTTTTCCGGATTGGTTGGTTTTGTCATCGGCGACTTATTGCTTTTCCAGTCGTTTGTTTTAATAGGTGCACGAATTGCTATGTTGTTAATGGCGCTGGCACCGCCTTTTGCCGCGCTTATTGGCTGGTTGCTTTTGGGTGAGGTTCTTGCTCCTCAAAGTTGGTTGGGGATGGCCGTTACCATGACCGGGATAATTATCGTTATACTTAAACGAGAGAAATCGGAAGAGAACGGTGTTAAAATCCGAAGGTTTAAATCGTCGTATCCCATACAAGGAATTCTGTTGGCTCTGGGTGGTGCCATGGGGCAGGCAGCCGGTTTGGTAATCAGCAAAAAGGGAATGGGCGAATATGATGCTTTTTCAGCTACACAGATAAGGATCCTGGCAGGTATTGTTGGTTTCTCTATTCTCTTTGTTTTTATAAAGCGCTGGCCACGTGTTTGGGCCGCTTTAAAAAATAACTCAGCGATGAAACGCATTACGCTGGGAGCTTTCTTCGGTCCGTTTCTTGGTGTTTCTTTTTCGTTATTAGCGGTTCAACATACGCAAGCCGGAATTGCCGCAACACTAATGGCAATTGTTCCGGTACTAATTATCGGACCTTCAATTTTACTGTTTAAAGAAAAGGTGAACTGGAAAGAAATTCTGGGAGCGGTAATAACCGTTGGAGGTGTGGCCATGTTCTTTTTGTAG
- a CDS encoding S28 family serine protease, giving the protein MKKFQILLILLLLSAVTFSQTTLKAFLENQPEVKSIEQMGCTDFFAVKYKIMVEQPVDHSDPAKGTFLQRVLIADKGLDHPVIFITEGYNGGYSENPNYINELSPILGANQICMDHRYFGESMPEPLNWDYLTVRNAAADHHHIIQMMKKYYSGKWISTGISKGGQTTVYHRWLYPNDVDVSVPYVGPLNFGVEDGRHEPFIANTTGTPEGRAKVREFQLKILKNRETYLFLLEQYCKDNNLHPLLNNNEMLDYVVLEFSYGFWQYDNSLDDIPALDAPAKDLFAELVKVSSPMYLASEGMNTFKSFYVQAAHELGYYGYDVKPFKDYLAIKSAEGWLNRIYLPELDIKYNKKTAKEVERFIKKTDAKMLFIYGEWDPWSASAFEVPNKSNFLKIVKTEGSHSTRIGNLPEEQKQQVKETLEDWLGMEVNIEM; this is encoded by the coding sequence ATGAAGAAATTTCAAATCTTGCTGATTTTGCTGCTGCTGTCGGCAGTAACTTTTTCGCAAACCACGCTAAAAGCCTTTCTCGAAAATCAACCCGAGGTTAAAAGTATTGAGCAAATGGGCTGCACCGACTTTTTTGCAGTTAAATACAAAATAATGGTGGAGCAGCCTGTTGACCATTCTGATCCGGCGAAAGGAACTTTTTTGCAGCGGGTATTGATCGCCGACAAAGGCCTTGACCACCCGGTAATTTTTATAACTGAAGGCTACAACGGCGGTTATTCCGAAAACCCAAACTATATCAATGAGCTTTCTCCGATATTGGGGGCCAATCAAATTTGTATGGACCACCGTTATTTTGGCGAATCGATGCCGGAACCACTAAACTGGGATTATCTGACAGTACGCAATGCCGCTGCCGATCATCACCATATTATTCAGATGATGAAAAAATATTATTCGGGGAAATGGATAAGCACCGGGATTAGCAAAGGCGGACAAACAACAGTATATCACCGCTGGCTTTACCCCAACGATGTTGATGTTTCAGTACCGTATGTGGGGCCACTTAACTTTGGTGTTGAAGATGGTCGTCATGAACCGTTTATTGCCAACACCACCGGTACTCCAGAAGGCCGGGCAAAAGTGCGGGAATTCCAATTGAAAATTTTAAAAAACAGGGAGACTTATCTATTTTTGCTTGAGCAGTATTGCAAGGATAACAATCTGCATCCTTTGCTAAACAACAACGAAATGCTGGATTATGTGGTGCTCGAATTCTCTTACGGATTTTGGCAGTACGATAATTCGTTGGATGATATTCCGGCACTGGATGCACCGGCAAAAGATTTGTTTGCTGAGTTGGTTAAAGTATCGTCGCCCATGTACCTGGCGAGCGAAGGTATGAACACCTTTAAATCGTTTTATGTACAGGCAGCGCACGAACTGGGTTATTACGGTTACGACGTAAAACCGTTTAAAGACTATTTAGCAATTAAAAGTGCAGAAGGCTGGCTGAACCGCATTTATTTACCCGAGCTGGATATTAAATACAACAAAAAGACAGCTAAGGAGGTCGAAAGATTCATCAAAAAAACCGATGCTAAAATGCTGTTTATTTATGGAGAGTGGGATCCGTGGTCGGCTTCGGCTTTTGAAGTTCCGAATAAATCCAATTTCCTGAAAATTGTAAAGACTGAAGGAAGTCACAGCACCCGCATCGGGAATTTACCAGAAGAACAAAAACAGCAGGTTAAAGAAACACTTGAAGACTGGCTGGGTATGGAAGTGAATATTGAAATGTAA
- a CDS encoding peptidylprolyl isomerase gives MRKAIIFFITVVLLACQVAAQNLPRVKMQTSLGEIIVEIDTINAPVTAKNFLKHVKSNTYENACFYRVVRMDNQPNNDVKIEVIQGGMYTEPRFETIKPIAHETTETTGLKHLDGTLSMARMEPGTASTEFFICVGNQPELDFGGKRNPDGQGFAAFGQVISGMDVVRKIQQQKDEQQTLVEKVNIKQMQVQ, from the coding sequence ATGAGGAAAGCCATAATCTTTTTCATTACCGTAGTACTATTAGCGTGTCAGGTAGCTGCTCAGAACCTGCCTCGTGTAAAAATGCAAACTTCACTGGGTGAAATTATTGTTGAAATTGATACAATAAATGCACCGGTTACTGCTAAAAACTTTCTGAAGCATGTTAAGTCCAATACCTACGAAAATGCGTGCTTTTACCGTGTTGTTCGTATGGATAACCAACCCAATAACGATGTGAAAATAGAGGTGATACAGGGAGGGATGTACACCGAACCACGCTTTGAGACTATAAAACCAATCGCACACGAAACCACCGAAACCACAGGATTAAAACATCTGGACGGCACATTGTCAATGGCGCGAATGGAGCCGGGAACAGCATCAACCGAGTTTTTTATTTGTGTGGGCAACCAGCCGGAATTGGATTTTGGAGGTAAACGAAATCCTGATGGACAGGGTTTTGCAGCTTTTGGCCAGGTAATTTCAGGAATGGATGTGGTACGCAAAATTCAGCAACAAAAGGATGAGCAACAAACGCTTGTGGAGAAAGTGAATATTAAACAAATGCAGGTGCAGTAA
- a CDS encoding GNAT family protein, which translates to MSNSEINGLESERLILSEIEMEDLEKLHRLHSIPEVDEYNTLGIPKSIKDTEQFLQQQLEAKSKTPRSSYMWKVVLRETGAFIGVAGFSLSNNKFKLGEIYYKLDPVYWGKGYATELAKRLVLLGFNDFKLHKVEAGVATENKKSVKVLEKIGMTREGLRRKILPIRGEWKDNYHYAIVEDDPRDY; encoded by the coding sequence ATGAGCAACTCTGAAATAAATGGATTAGAATCTGAACGGCTGATATTATCGGAGATTGAAATGGAAGACCTTGAAAAACTACATCGGCTGCATTCTATTCCCGAGGTGGATGAATATAATACGCTTGGCATCCCAAAATCGATAAAAGACACTGAGCAATTTTTACAACAACAGTTGGAGGCTAAAAGCAAAACTCCGCGAAGTTCTTACATGTGGAAAGTAGTATTAAGAGAAACAGGAGCTTTTATCGGAGTGGCCGGATTTTCGTTGTCGAATAATAAGTTTAAGCTCGGTGAAATTTACTACAAACTCGATCCTGTTTATTGGGGAAAAGGTTATGCAACAGAACTTGCAAAACGATTGGTACTATTGGGCTTTAACGATTTCAAGTTACACAAAGTGGAGGCCGGCGTGGCTACCGAAAACAAAAAATCAGTAAAAGTGCTGGAAAAAATTGGTATGACCAGAGAAGGACTGCGCCGAAAAATTTTGCCCATACGTGGAGAGTGGAAAGACAATTACCATTACGCCATTGTTGAAGACGATCCACGCGATTATTAA
- a CDS encoding RagB/SusD family nutrient uptake outer membrane protein gives MKIDKILILLFLVFAGFACQDELDTNPTDSTSGDVLFSDVQKANVALNGIYRAMYVADEWSANWADEEFGVTAFLLTYDLMGEDMVQNEGGSGWFWFDYMYNVKSDYTHKSGRPYSVWFFYYTVISNANSIIASEENLTGAPSEISSLIGQAYALRAYAYFSLIRFYQQTYVGNENAPGVPIYTEPTTNASEGSSRGTVADVYTQIDADLQQAITLLDPDVAAPRIHPSHIDYYVANGLKAQVALEKQDWATAESAATIAMSGGTTMLSRENLANGFGFNDANTGTVLWGLQIISEHISDTQSLFGHMDASTSSYAENARKCVSSWLYNQMADTDVRKQMWWNGPLAENAPLGTQLSYNQFKFRFSDPTNALGDYILMRHEEMLLIKAEAICMQSRYGEARTILTELMAERDPNYDISGLTDANTLTVNDANGPTTPLGGSSTLLDEIILQRRIELWGEVGRILDIKRLKTGFSRDFEGSNHTQKLLSRNTLDPEYPDFVMSIPQSEFDGNNNMDEVNDQNPWADN, from the coding sequence ATGAAAATAGATAAGATCCTTATCCTGTTATTTCTGGTATTCGCAGGTTTTGCCTGCCAGGATGAACTGGACACAAACCCTACAGACAGTACATCGGGCGATGTTTTATTCTCCGATGTTCAGAAAGCGAATGTGGCGCTTAACGGAATTTATCGCGCCATGTACGTGGCCGACGAATGGTCGGCAAACTGGGCCGACGAAGAGTTCGGGGTTACAGCATTTTTGCTTACCTACGACCTTATGGGTGAAGATATGGTACAAAATGAAGGCGGAAGCGGCTGGTTCTGGTTCGATTACATGTACAATGTAAAATCAGATTACACACACAAAAGCGGCCGCCCTTATTCGGTGTGGTTTTTCTACTACACGGTAATTTCAAATGCCAATTCAATTATTGCATCAGAGGAAAATCTAACGGGGGCACCATCGGAGATCAGCAGCCTTATCGGGCAGGCTTATGCTTTGCGCGCTTATGCTTATTTCAGCCTCATCCGTTTCTATCAGCAAACTTATGTGGGTAACGAAAATGCTCCGGGAGTTCCGATTTATACCGAACCAACGACCAACGCTTCGGAAGGAAGTTCGAGAGGTACGGTAGCCGATGTTTACACACAAATTGATGCAGACCTTCAACAGGCAATAACATTACTTGATCCGGATGTGGCAGCACCGCGTATTCATCCATCGCACATCGATTACTACGTGGCCAACGGATTGAAAGCACAGGTAGCTTTGGAAAAGCAGGATTGGGCAACCGCCGAATCGGCAGCAACAATAGCCATGAGCGGTGGAACAACAATGCTATCGCGCGAGAACCTGGCAAACGGTTTTGGATTTAACGATGCCAACACTGGAACAGTGCTTTGGGGCCTGCAAATTATTTCCGAGCATATTAGCGACACGCAATCGTTATTTGGACATATGGATGCCAGCACATCATCGTATGCCGAAAACGCACGAAAATGTGTGAGCTCGTGGTTATACAACCAAATGGCCGATACCGATGTAAGAAAACAAATGTGGTGGAATGGCCCGCTGGCAGAAAATGCACCTCTGGGAACACAGCTGAGCTACAACCAGTTTAAATTCCGGTTTTCAGATCCTACAAATGCTTTGGGCGATTATATCCTGATGCGTCACGAAGAAATGTTGCTGATAAAAGCCGAAGCAATTTGTATGCAAAGCCGATATGGTGAAGCCCGAACTATTCTTACTGAATTAATGGCAGAACGCGATCCGAATTATGATATTTCGGGATTGACAGATGCAAATACATTGACTGTAAACGATGCAAACGGCCCGACAACTCCGCTTGGAGGATCATCGACTTTACTCGACGAGATTATCCTGCAACGACGCATTGAATTGTGGGGCGAGGTAGGCCGCATTCTTGATATTAAACGTTTAAAAACCGGATTTTCACGCGATTTTGAAGGTAGTAACCACACTCAAAAACTACTGTCGCGCAATACACTCGATCCTGAATATCCTGATTTTGTGATGTCGATACCACAATCTGAATTTGACGGGAATAACAACATGGACGAGGTTAATGATCAAAATCCATGGGCTGACAATTAA